From the genome of Methylomonas sp. UP202, one region includes:
- a CDS encoding dihydrofolate reductase codes for MKISLIVAMSSNRAIGLDGRMPWHLSADLRRFKRITLGKPVLMGRKTHQAIGRPLPGRENLVVSRASDYRAEGCLVFTGIDAALAHCRDNDEVFVIGGAELYRALLDRADCLYLTCIDRDFAGDTFFPEIDAEAWLEVESEEVDDDPSVDFGYRFLTLRRAVADSAVRRE; via the coding sequence CGATCGGCTTGGACGGCCGTATGCCCTGGCATTTGTCGGCCGACTTGCGGCGCTTCAAACGCATCACGCTGGGCAAACCGGTTTTAATGGGGCGTAAAACCCATCAGGCGATCGGCCGGCCGCTGCCGGGTCGGGAAAATCTGGTGGTCAGCCGCGCGAGCGATTACCGGGCCGAGGGTTGTCTGGTCTTTACCGGCATCGACGCGGCGCTGGCGCATTGCCGGGACAATGACGAGGTATTCGTGATCGGCGGCGCCGAACTTTACCGGGCCTTGCTGGACCGGGCCGACTGCTTGTATTTGACCTGCATAGACCGGGATTTCGCCGGCGACACGTTTTTTCCGGAAATCGATGCCGAAGCTTGGCTTGAGGTCGAATCCGAGGAAGTCGACGACGACCCCTCCGTCGATTTCGGCTATCGGTTTTTGACGTTACGCCGCGCCGTAGCCGATAGCGCGGTTAGGCGCGAATGA
- a CDS encoding phosphate ABC transporter substrate-binding protein PstS family protein, with translation MKNTFALKSLALGFGFVSATLTGVAAAAPATLDPALPEYAPASGVSGNISSVGSDTLANLMTLWAEEFGKIYPNVNIQIQAAGSSTAPPALTEGTANLGPMSRKMKDNEIDDFESKYGYKPTAIPVAIDALAVFVNKDNPIKGLSIPQVDAIMSSTRKCGYANDIGTWGQAGLTGGWASKPIQLYGRNSVSGTYGFFKDEALCKGDFKSNVNEQPGSASVVQSVTTSNNGIGYSGIGYSTSGVKAVPLARKDGEAFVEASPENATSGAYPLSRFLYIYVNKKPNEPLAPLEKEFFKMVLSKAGQQVVIKDGYIPLPAKAVEKALSLVQ, from the coding sequence ATGAAAAATACTTTCGCGCTGAAGTCACTGGCATTAGGATTCGGGTTCGTATCGGCAACGCTGACTGGAGTCGCGGCCGCCGCGCCTGCCACCTTAGATCCCGCTCTGCCCGAATACGCGCCGGCCAGCGGCGTCTCCGGTAACATTTCCAGTGTCGGCTCCGATACCCTAGCCAACCTGATGACACTGTGGGCGGAAGAATTCGGCAAGATTTACCCTAACGTCAATATTCAAATTCAAGCCGCCGGCTCATCGACCGCGCCGCCGGCGTTGACCGAGGGAACCGCGAATCTGGGTCCTATGAGCCGGAAGATGAAAGACAACGAAATCGACGATTTCGAAAGCAAATACGGTTATAAACCAACCGCTATCCCGGTCGCGATCGATGCGTTGGCGGTATTCGTCAACAAGGACAACCCGATCAAGGGTTTGAGCATTCCGCAGGTCGACGCCATCATGTCGTCCACCCGAAAATGCGGCTATGCGAACGACATCGGCACCTGGGGACAAGCCGGCCTGACCGGCGGCTGGGCGAGCAAGCCGATCCAGTTATACGGCCGCAACTCGGTTTCCGGCACCTACGGCTTCTTCAAGGATGAAGCACTGTGCAAGGGCGATTTCAAAAGTAACGTCAACGAACAACCCGGCTCGGCTTCGGTCGTGCAATCGGTGACCACGTCGAATAACGGCATCGGTTATTCCGGTATCGGCTATTCGACTTCCGGCGTAAAAGCCGTGCCGCTGGCCCGCAAGGACGGCGAAGCCTTCGTCGAAGCTTCTCCCGAAAACGCCACCTCCGGTGCTTATCCGTTGTCGCGCTTCCTATACATTTATGTCAACAAAAAACCCAACGAGCCGTTGGCACCGTTGGAAAAAGAGTTCTTCAAGATGGTGCTGTCCAAAGCCGGTCAGCAAGTCGTGATTAAGGACGGCTATATTCCGCTGCCGGCCAAAGCGGTCGAAAAAGCCCTGTCCTTGGTACAGTAA
- a CDS encoding ABC transporter permease subunit yields the protein MTEVQSIPAKPSLLQSASSERHQRWRLLKDKIVARGVVAGGLSIIVAVVLIFFYLLYVVFPLLLPATLQPAGGYPVPEPALGKTRFLATEEQNELAVRFTDTGNAVFFRVADGQTVKAQALLGADAAKIASFSHGSPDSGVVGYGLSDGRAVIMKHEYKLSYPDGKRVVTPNISYPLGEQPLTIDNSGQSLLQLTFAIGDEHSLLVAKTADHRLILVRLSKKESMFDDEVTLDRSDATLDVPGDDVEFMLLDKEQHNLYLLSKQSLTVVDVGESSALAVKHKMNLVDNGRQITDVEFLNGENSLLVGDSKGELAQWSMVRNEQNYVSLQKLRSFKLADSPIVKINPEQRRRGMLVVDSSGMLGVFNSTAERELIKQPVMPGAPMAMSLSPKADHVLAEDADGNLKAWKLTNEHPEISMKSLWRKIWYESYSKPDYIWQSSSASNDFEPKMSLTPLVFGTLKASFYAMLVGIPLALFGAIYTGYFMSSGIRQYVKPGIEIMGALPTVILGFLAGLWLAPFVEANLAGIFALLMIVPLAVMLFAYAWQFLPEQKRQKIPDGWDAIILIPVVVFAAWLAFQVSPGIEALCFNGDLRTWMREEFGIAYDQRNTLVVGLAMGFAVIPMIFSIAEDAIFSVPKHLTTGSLALGATPWQTLTKVVLLTASPGIFSAIMIGFGRAVGETMIVLMATGNTPVMDLSIFQGLRTLSANIAVEMPESEVNSTHYRVLFLAALVLFMFTFVVNTLAEMIRQNLRQKYSSL from the coding sequence ATGACTGAAGTCCAATCGATTCCGGCGAAACCTAGTTTGCTGCAGAGCGCCTCGAGCGAACGTCATCAGCGTTGGCGGCTGTTAAAAGACAAAATCGTCGCGCGCGGCGTGGTGGCGGGTGGTCTGAGCATCATTGTCGCCGTCGTCCTGATTTTCTTCTATTTGCTGTATGTGGTGTTTCCGTTGCTGTTGCCGGCGACACTGCAGCCGGCTGGCGGTTATCCGGTTCCGGAGCCGGCCTTGGGCAAGACTCGTTTCCTGGCCACCGAAGAGCAAAACGAATTGGCCGTGCGCTTTACCGATACCGGTAATGCGGTATTTTTTCGGGTCGCGGACGGACAGACAGTGAAAGCCCAGGCGTTGCTTGGCGCCGACGCCGCCAAGATTGCCAGTTTTAGCCACGGCAGCCCGGACAGCGGCGTCGTCGGCTACGGTCTGTCCGACGGTCGCGCGGTAATTATGAAGCACGAGTACAAATTAAGTTACCCCGACGGCAAGCGGGTGGTGACGCCGAATATCAGTTACCCGCTCGGCGAGCAGCCGTTGACGATAGACAACTCCGGTCAGTCCTTGCTGCAATTGACGTTCGCGATCGGCGATGAGCATAGCCTGCTGGTTGCCAAGACCGCCGATCATCGTTTGATTCTGGTTAGGCTCAGCAAGAAAGAGTCGATGTTCGACGACGAAGTCACGTTGGATAGAAGCGATGCAACGCTGGATGTACCGGGCGACGATGTCGAATTCATGTTGTTGGATAAGGAACAGCACAACCTTTACCTGCTCTCCAAACAGAGCCTGACGGTGGTCGATGTTGGCGAATCGTCGGCCTTGGCTGTCAAGCACAAAATGAACTTGGTCGATAACGGCCGGCAAATTACCGACGTCGAGTTTTTGAATGGCGAAAATTCGCTGCTGGTCGGCGATTCCAAGGGCGAATTGGCGCAGTGGTCGATGGTACGCAACGAGCAGAATTACGTTAGCTTGCAAAAATTGCGCAGTTTCAAGCTCGCCGACAGCCCCATCGTCAAAATCAATCCTGAGCAGCGCCGGCGCGGCATGCTGGTGGTCGATAGCAGCGGTATGCTGGGCGTGTTTAATTCCACCGCCGAGCGCGAACTGATCAAACAGCCGGTAATGCCCGGCGCGCCGATGGCAATGTCGTTGTCGCCGAAAGCCGACCATGTGCTGGCCGAGGACGCCGACGGCAACCTCAAGGCCTGGAAGCTGACCAACGAACATCCGGAAATTTCGATGAAATCGTTGTGGCGGAAGATTTGGTACGAGAGCTATTCCAAGCCGGATTACATTTGGCAATCCTCGTCCGCCAGCAACGACTTCGAACCGAAAATGAGCTTGACGCCGCTGGTGTTCGGCACATTGAAGGCTTCGTTTTACGCGATGTTGGTCGGCATTCCGCTGGCCTTGTTCGGCGCGATTTACACCGGCTACTTCATGTCTTCGGGGATTCGCCAATACGTCAAACCGGGCATCGAAATCATGGGGGCGTTGCCGACCGTGATATTGGGTTTCCTGGCAGGTTTGTGGTTGGCGCCGTTCGTCGAAGCGAATCTGGCGGGAATCTTCGCACTACTGATGATCGTGCCGTTGGCGGTAATGCTGTTTGCCTACGCTTGGCAGTTCCTCCCGGAGCAAAAACGGCAAAAAATTCCGGACGGCTGGGATGCCATTATATTAATCCCGGTCGTGGTTTTCGCCGCTTGGCTGGCCTTTCAAGTCAGTCCCGGTATCGAAGCCTTATGCTTTAACGGTGATCTGCGCACCTGGATGCGCGAGGAATTCGGCATCGCTTACGATCAACGCAATACATTGGTTGTCGGTCTGGCGATGGGATTCGCGGTCATTCCTATGATTTTTTCGATCGCCGAGGATGCGATTTTCAGCGTTCCCAAGCATTTGACCACCGGATCGCTGGCCTTGGGAGCGACGCCCTGGCAAACCTTGACCAAGGTGGTGTTACTGACGGCCAGCCCCGGTATTTTTTCGGCGATCATGATCGGCTTCGGCCGGGCGGTCGGCGAGACGATGATCGTGTTGATGGCGACCGGCAACACGCCGGTGATGGACCTGAGTATTTTCCAGGGCCTGCGGACCTTGTCCGCGAATATCGCGGTGGAAATGCCCGAGTCGGAAGTCAACAGCACCCACTATCGGGTTTTGTTTTTGGCCGCGCTGGTCTTGTTCATGTTTACCTTCGTGGTCAACACCTTGGCTGAAATGATTCGGCAGAATCTGAGACAAAAATACAGTTCATTATGA